The Periophthalmus magnuspinnatus isolate fPerMag1 chromosome 10, fPerMag1.2.pri, whole genome shotgun sequence genome segment ACTGATATATTGAGTTCTTGTTATAAAATGTGCCATTTCAATTCCTTAATAGGATTCATTGTGTATGCTGTAAGCGTTGTGGGAAGCTGTCTGGTCCTCATGTTTGTGGTGGCTCCACGTTACGGACAGAAGAACGTGCTGGTCTACATCCTCATCTGCTCTGTTATTGGCTCGTTGTCTGTGTCTTGCGTAAAAGGTCTGGGCATCGGCATTAAGGAACTGTTTGGTGGAATAGCAGTATTAAAGGAGCCATTGTTTTGGGTGTTAATCATCTGCTTGGTGATCTGTGTAACTATCCAAATCAGTTATTTGAATAAGGCCcttgacatttttaacacctctaTCGTTACACCAATCTACTATGTTTTCTTTACTACCTCCGTCATGGCCTGTTCTGCTATCCTCTTCAAAGAGTGGTTGAGAATGACCACAGATGGGGCACTAGGGACTATCAGTGGCTTCCTCACTATTATATTAGGCATTTTCCTGTTGCATGCTTTTAAGGACATTATTTTTACGTGGGATTCCCTGCCTTTCTTTCTTAAAAAGAGTCCCCAGGGGTTCCCATGGGGACAACAGTCGTACACTGCTGTCCCCGACCACGACATACAGGCAAATGAAGAGCCCAAACTGCCCAGAGACACGAACGCAAATGGAGAATGGAAGAAGCAAACCAACTAAAAATCATAGTAACTTATTCAAAAAGTCTTATATTTGGCAATacactataaatataaatatctgGCACAAAAAATATTCACTATTCTTTTCAGTTACTGGTCTACTTTTGAGTTACTTTTGAGTAGGAAAAAACATAGTTCACCCAGATGTTTACGTAAGCAGAATTTTAACCTTAACtgatgaaaaacatgttttgcatttattattgTTACAAATGTATTCCAGAAGAAGTGTAAACTTGACAGAGTATGTTGCAGTTATGAGTGTTTTGTTGAATGACTGAGGTTACTTCATTGTTATTTGCCAAAGATTGTACAGTCAAGAAGAagttaataaaaacatgactttCAGGGGCTTGAAGCTTATGCATTTAGATGTGCTAAAAGCAGTTTGCAATTTATAGACTCTACAATGGTTGATGAAACATGTATATTTTACCATTAATATTATGCTTGGTGTCAAGCTGTAAAAATAACCAACAAGTAAATTACCGGTACATAACTGCCATTCTCTCATTTCAATATAATTCCAAATTATGAGCCACGCTGATCTATCTGACGTCACGGCAGTGTTGGCCAGACCAACACTCGTCCTCAGGCACTTGCGTAGTAAATACTTTGAGTTGGGTCTTCTTGTAGATGAAGAGTTCAGAATCAGGACCCACTGTTTGGACCAGGATGTGTCCCCTCAAGTCCAAGTGACAGCTTCATTCTCCCATTGTCTCTGAGAAAGAGCCCCTTCCCCTCTGAGTCTGTTCCAGTCTATTCAAAATGAACTGGCTGGTATCAATAAACCTCTCCACACAGTTAACAAGGCAGATTTCCGTCCTCGAGTCCAGCTTCGGACCAGGTTTGTCCACACatttttcctttaaaaaaaagaaacattttgaaaagttAAATGAATATATGCAAAATAGCTTATAAACTAAAATTATTCAACAAGAACACACGCAATCTTACCATGATTGTCAAGTGTAGTGTGGTATACACTACACCTGACGTTAATGTGTTAATATACCATAATGAGCATAATGGCTTTTGCTAACATTAACATGATTTCCCCTATAGCCCCATTTGTCTTTTTGATAGTCTATATGAAAAATTGAATAGATCATTATTATAGATGGTCCatattactttactactttccaTGTCTGTGTATTGAATGTACAGTTAGCTTCACCTACCCAGCAGACCTCAGTCATTTGATGTACGAGCTGCTGAAAGCGTTGTTTTTGAGACTCGATTTCGATGAACTGTTGAAGCTGTGGGTCTGCTGTTGCTCCTTGGCCGTTCATATTGATATAAACCTTACTATAATTGCAATATGGGTGTTTTTTTCTTAGAAACTGACCTTCACGTGTAGCTTGTAGCTCGCCAGTGAAGGAAACAGGAAACGATTCCACCAATCAGAGAGCTCGATCTGAGATACGTAATTACACACGTGACGAGCTTGGATCCAATGAGAACGAGAGCCAATGTGACGTTTACCGTctcataatttatttaaatatcatacattttatttactgcATTTAAACTTTTGAACGTGATtcttcttgtaactgtttatgtgttgttgttaatgtaacggcttttgtatgtgacacttagTTGAAGTGAAGGTTTATTggagttactggtctgttttggagactggctctggtgaGTTGAGCTCTATCAGTTTATGCGCATAGTGTACTTTATGCAAGCGTCTTGCATTTGGCTTATACATGTGTTAGTTTAGTTATTTAGTAATAATATTAGTATAATTTAAACGGAGTTTATACAAATTAGTTTATACAAATCAGTGGTGTTTTTGTAGTAGAGGTAACTGTATGCAAATTCGCGGAGTTTATGCAACTTTGGAGACTTCATGCAAGTGTAGTATTGAGAGAGTATTGCATTAGTGAAGTTTATAAATTAGTTTTAGTAATTTAGTAATTATTCATGCAAATCATTGGAGTTTATGCAAATTGGTGTAGTTTATGCAAATTATGGGACTTTATGTTACTAACAGAGTTTCTGCAAATGAGGAGTTCTTATGCAAATTAGAGTTTTGCAAGTGATTGCATTCATTTATAAAGAAGTTTAACTAATTTAGTAATATGTTTATACATCCTTAAATTTAGTTTATGCAAATCAGGGGAGTTTATGCAAATTAGTGGAGTTTATACAAAATTGGGGGACTTTATGCAAATTGGTTTTAGTAATTTAGTAATGTTTACATATTAGCTATCTAGTCTAGTCAAATCAGTGGAGTTTATGCAAATAAGCGTGGTTTATGCAAATTAGGGGGCTTTATGCAATTTTGCGGAGTTTGTGCAAATTTCAGGAGTTTGTGCAAATTTCAGGAGTTCATGCTAATTACGAGTGTAAATTGGTGGAATTTATGCAAATGAACCATGTGGAGTTAATGTAAATTAGTGTTTATGCTACTTTGACATGTGgagtttatgcaaatttgaaaCATCAGCAGAGTTTATGTAAATGAACCACGTGTAGTTCATGCAAATGAGCCATATGTTAATTTGCAGAGTTAATCCAAATTAGGGGAGTCATCACACTCTGgatgtttttcatttatttccagCCCCTTAATCAAAGTTGaaacatttaatattaattGTATATAGTTAACCTTTAAATATTCACATACTATTCACATAACAAAATAACATATTCAATTCACTTTgttttcatgaaaaaaaaaaataataataaaaaaataaacataagccTAGGCTGAAAAGATCACAACAGAACTCTATTGAAGCTCATACAGCAAGTCCTGGATACTTAGAGACAGTTCTTGAAATGTGGGTCTTTCATCTGCTTTCTGAAAATGCAAATATATCAATTATCATCAAGTAATGGGTAGTGCAGACTTGTCATTATAAAATAGGTTTGTGAAATACCTCCTGCCAGCAGCTAGTCATGATGCTGTAGACTTTTTCATTGGCCAGCTGGGGGCGGTAGAGACGCAGACCACGGGATACTTGATCAACTATTTCAGTGTTATTGAGTCGTTCATATGGAAGTCTTCCCAAAGTGTACACCTCCCACATTAACACTCCTGTAAGTATTTAGTAGTGGTAGTTATTGAAGCTGTTACATTTCCATCACCCTAAAACCCAGGTATCAATGATTTTCACCATATGCCCAGATGTCTGATTTGCTGCTGAACTTGCAGTAGAGGAGCACTTCAGGAGGAGACCAGCGAACTGGGAACTTTGAGCCTACTGAACTTGTGTACTCATCGTCTAAGACATACCTATGGACAAATCAGGTGCACAAATTACTTATTAGATTCTGCAAATgtcaaatggatttaaaaataaGTCATATACCTTGACAGTCCAAAGTCTGTCACTTTAACAGTACCATTGCTATCCACCAAGCAGTTCCTGGCAGCCTGGGAGTCAgacaaacattttttatttaggtTTAATCATTCAAAATATTCTGTCAAATATCTTATCTAATCTCACCAGGTCCCTGTGAATGTACTGTTTGGATTCCAGATAGGCCATCCCCTCAGTAACGTCCTTGCACATCTCCAAAAGTTGAACCATTGTTGGATGCTGCGTCAATCCTTCCTTTAGATAAGTCAGCAGGCAGCCATTGGAGAGATACTCGGTCACAATATAAATGGGCCTTTGTTTGGTGCACACACCATACAACTGCACCAGGTTTTCGTGACGTAGCTTCCTGGTTTGACCCACAGAAAGGAGAAGGAAGTTCAGTATTTCCAGCTAGTCACAAAAACAAGTTCAAGTTAATGTTTTCCACTAAAGGTCGTACATCATTATTTTGGCCTCCTCAATAAAATCATCTTCGGACATAGAACCCTCTTTAATCATTTTTATGGCTACGTCATGCTGGCCTCGCAGTTTGCCATATTTTACCACCCCAAACTGACCATTACCAAGCTCTTTTATGAAGGTCAAGTAACGTGGGTCGATCTCCCACATACCTGGAAAATAGgtaaaaagagggaaaaaatatTGGAATGGCATCTGCACTCACTTGAAACTGATTTTAAATAGTACAAATGCATTCCTACCATAGCCAAGTCCTGCTGTTGAAGGTGGCCGTGTTCGGTTGGATACAATGTACTTGAGTCTGCTTACCATACCTATAAATATGTAATtgtattaaaactaaataaattatCCTTTTATACCAATATGGCTATATACGCATTATTATAAATAGCATGAGATAGCCCTCTAAATGCTGACTGGTCAACAAGAATGGCATTGGCAATGATTTGTGGAACTTAACAATGACCACAGTACGAGTTGAAACTAAATTTCCtggtatttggttttgtttttatcacaCAGACATtgactaattgttttgtttgaatGTTTGCTGGGGTAACAACTGATGACAAggcctataattttattttaaatttgtttctGAATGTTACTAAACCACTAGTTATTAAAATATAGGTGAATTGTacgtttttaatgtttgttttttgtttgttttttttaatgacagcTATGGACACTAGGTACCAAACAGCTGGGTAGCCTATGTTGTGCCTTTAAACACCttctatttgaattttttgaaaagGGAAATTGTCTTCAAGATTTCCATTTGCAAAGAGGATTAGGAACATTATATTTTTGCATAGTTGAATTACTTTGAAGCCGGTTCTGTTAATTGATGGCATCTTTCTTTAAAACCCATTGCTTGTAGCcaccatttaaacattttttttttttttttaccaaccaCAACTTACATATTTCtatataataaaagtaataagtTATGGATTTATATACAAACCTGCTGCATTGTGTTGATGGTAATTGATGAGTTCTGGGATAGTGCTAAAATTGTGCTTCTCTGCCAGGTAAAACTGGCCCTGCGGCGTGGTGCATATGTTATAATGCCTGCAGCTCCCAATAATTTCCCTGTGTTGAACAAAGTCACCAATAAATACAGGATTACAGAAGTATATTTTCAACTGCAGAGCTTCACTTTATGATCCTGCTTTGCATAATATAATTTACATGTCTTTCCCACTGTGGTGCACTGTTCCCACTTTCATTTCTATCAGTTCTTCTTTTCATAAATTCATAAGAATGTGcacagtaaaagtttttttctcACCCGCCACTCTTGCTGAATAAAGATACAGTGTACTTCCCGGCCTTGCTTGAGTCTCGTACCAAGAAACCACCATCTTTGTTCTAAAGGCAATGAAATCCCACAAATCaagtcaaaaataataataataatcatcatcacaTTATTATCTTTAGTCACTTATCTTTGTCTTGATTTTATTGAGATGTTTTACCTCAGACTTTAAAAGGGCTTCTGCTTGGCTACGGTTCATATTCTTACAATACCAGCTGCAAAAGTGAACCAAatgtcagtgtgtttttattgtcctgTAAATGAACCTTACTCTAGTGCGATACTCACTCATATTGCTCTAAGCCAGTCTTTGCCTCCACCACATAGTTACTGGGTATATATCCTTCATTTCTGCAAAATAGATTCAAGTTACAAAAATGATTGAAGTCTTGCTcaatgtgataatgtgatacAAATTCATGTTTTACTACAATACACATAGGGTAGTGTATGTAGCGGCGAGTAGATTATCTAAATATTGATaaaattgtgggttttgt includes the following:
- the zgc:101583 gene encoding magnesium transporter NIPA2, which translates into the protein MEVYRKEFYIGLSLAVSSSIFIGASFILKKKGLLRLARRGSTRAGQGGYAYLKEWLWWAGLISMGAGEAANFAAYAFAPATLVTPLGALSVLVSAVLSSYFLNERLNVHGKIGCLLCIIGSTVMVIHAPQEEEVSSLSAMAEKLKDPGFIVYAVSVVGSCLVLMFVVAPRYGQKNVLVYILICSVIGSLSVSCVKGLGIGIKELFGGIAVLKEPLFWVLIICLVICVTIQISYLNKALDIFNTSIVTPIYYVFFTTSVMACSAILFKEWLRMTTDGALGTISGFLTIILGIFLLHAFKDIIFTWDSLPFFLKKSPQGFPWGQQSYTAVPDHDIQANEEPKLPRDTNANGEWKKQTN
- the timm8a gene encoding mitochondrial import inner membrane translocase subunit Tim8 A, translated to MNGQGATADPQLQQFIEIESQKQRFQQLVHQMTEVCWEKCVDKPGPKLDSRTEICLVNCVERFIDTSQFILNRLEQTQRGRGSFSETMGE
- the btk gene encoding tyrosine-protein kinase BTK, coding for MSENLLEEIFIKRSQQKKKTSPLNYKERWFILTQEKISYYDYDVDKMKRKGVKGSVDIEKIKCVETVQPEPGAPQERSFPFQIIYDEGPLYIFARNEDIRAQWIEKLKQMVRYNKDLVQKYHPCFWVDGMWLCCQQEVKQAMGCKVLSSKNGFTSQRRKSRAKPLPPTPTEEKPSRRLPPEPSEPLGPSVGMTVRAEYDYTPVSAQDLKLNKDGEYTILEMSDPNWWRARDQFGNEGYIPSNYVVEAKTGLEQYDWYCKNMNRSQAEALLKSENKDGGFLVRDSSKAGKYTVSLFSKSGGEIIGSCRHYNICTTPQGQFYLAEKHNFSTIPELINYHQHNAAGMVSRLKYIVSNRTRPPSTAGLGYGMWEIDPRYLTFIKELGNGQFGVVKYGKLRGQHDVAIKMIKEGSMSEDDFIEEAKIMMKLRHENLVQLYGVCTKQRPIYIVTEYLSNGCLLTYLKEGLTQHPTMVQLLEMCKDVTEGMAYLESKQYIHRDLAARNCLVDSNGTVKVTDFGLSRYVLDDEYTSSVGSKFPVRWSPPEVLLYCKFSSKSDIWAYGVLMWEVYTLGRLPYERLNNTEIVDQVSRGLRLYRPQLANEKVYSIMTSCWQEKADERPTFQELSLSIQDLLYELQ